From one Sulfurimonas sp. HSL-3221 genomic stretch:
- a CDS encoding DUF6394 family protein translates to MNLSNVISGFFIILALTTNFGFFYGDPTVIDEHSRYELFAAIIFNLIATVYKLGDKTQIGAVLLATSLVADIQLISSASVWAFGEYVVGMNTEVVVAIISLSGGAMIANIVSVILFTAETIKSKR, encoded by the coding sequence ATGAACCTGTCCAACGTTATCTCCGGCTTCTTCATTATCCTCGCACTGACGACGAACTTCGGTTTCTTTTACGGTGATCCGACGGTCATTGACGAGCACAGCCGGTATGAGCTTTTTGCGGCGATCATCTTCAACCTGATCGCGACTGTCTACAAACTGGGGGACAAGACGCAGATCGGCGCCGTGCTGCTGGCGACCAGCCTGGTGGCCGATATCCAGCTCATCAGCTCCGCGTCGGTCTGGGCCTTCGGCGAATACGTCGTCGGCATGAACACGGAGGTGGTCGTCGCGATCATCTCGCTCTCGGGCGGGGCCATGATCGCCAATATCGTTTCCGTCATCCTCTTTACGGCGGAAACCATCAAATCGAAGCGCTGA
- a CDS encoding potassium channel family protein, producing the protein MDNTALFLIIRRLRVPMFVLITTFGISILGMVLIPGVDEQGQPYHLTFFDAFYFVTYTASTIGFGETPYSFTYPQRLWVSFSIYLSVIGWFYAIGAIVALMQDKVLASQIDLSKFKGKIHGIREPFIIFVGYNLLAKSIIRKLSDEGIQSVVIENDAMRIDEMVLANYTLEIPALHGDINDPDVLRMAGINKPECQAVVSLSSDDAMNLHTAMAAKLLNPHVKVIVEATYEEYAENLNTIGIEIVENPFKIVAKRLYMGLRAPSLLMLEQWIYGEPLQLHPRDMIPTEGKYIVCGYGRMGKALRIALKRAGIEYVFIETNPKKVRQMRKDDVHIMVGEGQDKKLLLDAGVKEASCIIAGMNDDFINLSIVMAAKKLNPNIFTVARQNNIHDDSVFKAADIDRVTIVKNLLINQTYIAIARPLSERFLQLIKNKGAEWGDGLIITLKQIIGDNPDKLETVVDEEHAYALCRHLEKGETAELEILLRSRKDHRYCNRAVALYLRRGDEDFLLPDPGMPLQIGDQLLFAGDRESFEDIAYSMENLYELQYVLEGKSCATSVSCRLHTGR; encoded by the coding sequence GTGGACAATACCGCGCTTTTCCTGATCATCCGGCGCCTGCGGGTGCCGATGTTTGTACTGATCACGACCTTTGGAATCTCCATCCTTGGGATGGTACTTATCCCCGGGGTGGACGAGCAGGGCCAGCCCTACCATCTGACTTTCTTTGACGCCTTCTATTTTGTCACCTATACCGCATCGACGATCGGTTTCGGGGAGACACCCTACAGTTTTACCTACCCGCAGCGTCTCTGGGTCTCTTTTTCCATCTACCTCTCCGTCATCGGATGGTTCTACGCCATCGGCGCTATCGTCGCCCTGATGCAGGACAAGGTGCTCGCATCCCAGATCGACCTCTCGAAGTTCAAAGGCAAAATCCACGGCATCCGCGAACCTTTTATCATCTTCGTCGGCTACAACCTCCTGGCCAAAAGCATTATCCGTAAACTGAGCGACGAAGGGATACAGTCCGTCGTCATCGAGAACGACGCGATGCGCATAGACGAAATGGTCCTGGCGAACTATACGCTGGAGATCCCGGCGCTGCACGGCGACATCAACGACCCGGACGTGCTGCGCATGGCCGGCATCAACAAACCCGAATGCCAGGCGGTCGTCTCCCTCTCCAGCGACGACGCGATGAACCTGCATACGGCCATGGCGGCCAAACTGCTCAATCCCCATGTAAAGGTGATCGTCGAGGCGACGTACGAGGAGTACGCGGAGAACCTCAATACCATCGGGATAGAGATCGTCGAAAACCCTTTCAAAATCGTGGCCAAGCGGCTCTATATGGGGCTGCGCGCGCCCTCGCTGCTGATGCTGGAGCAGTGGATCTACGGCGAACCGCTGCAGCTGCATCCCCGGGACATGATCCCCACCGAGGGCAAATACATCGTCTGCGGCTACGGGCGGATGGGCAAGGCGCTGCGCATTGCGCTCAAGCGCGCCGGCATCGAGTACGTCTTTATCGAGACGAACCCCAAAAAAGTGCGCCAGATGCGCAAGGACGATGTCCACATCATGGTAGGGGAGGGGCAGGACAAGAAACTCCTGCTCGATGCCGGGGTCAAAGAGGCCTCCTGCATCATCGCCGGCATGAACGACGACTTTATCAACCTGAGCATCGTGATGGCGGCGAAAAAACTGAACCCGAACATCTTTACGGTTGCCCGCCAGAACAACATCCACGACGACAGTGTCTTCAAAGCCGCGGACATCGACCGCGTGACGATCGTCAAAAACCTGCTGATCAACCAGACCTACATCGCCATCGCGCGGCCGCTCAGCGAACGTTTCCTGCAGCTCATCAAGAACAAGGGCGCGGAGTGGGGGGACGGCCTCATCATCACCCTCAAACAGATCATCGGCGACAATCCCGACAAGCTGGAGACCGTCGTCGACGAAGAGCATGCGTACGCGCTCTGCCGCCACCTGGAAAAAGGGGAAACAGCTGAGCTGGAGATCCTGCTCCGCAGCCGTAAAGATCACCGCTACTGCAACCGCGCCGTTGCGCTTTACCTGCGGCGCGGCGATGAGGATTTTCTACTTCCGGACCCGGGGATGCCGCTCCAGATCGGCGACCAGTTGCTCTTTGCCGGGGACAGGGAGTCATTCGAGGATATCGCCTACAGCATGGAAAACCTCTACGAGCTGCAGTATGTCCTCGAGGGTAAAAGCTGCGCCACCTCGGTGAGCTGCCGCCTGCATACGGGACGCTGA
- a CDS encoding metallophosphoesterase, whose product MRFLLFGFVFTAVMGALNLYAYRRFFRRLHFGRAGAWKTVALSLFVVEVLFVFQTLTHLLPDSPLLYYLLSSSVGVTFILFFVALVYDLMHTAAERIPFQPERRRFIKIGFDLTMIIAAVSYLLDGLIGGLRRPMLRFEQIALGETDAKPFRIVQLSDMHIGLDIRREFVESCVTRTNALRPDMVVITGDLVDRKIEHVAAELEPLKALQSRFGTFFITGNHEYFHGVEAIVAHLRNALGITVLDNESVKIAERFNLVGVNDLISKRMGVMPYDVEAAFGDCDPALKTIVLSHQPKSTRIMQHKAYDLMLSGHTHGGQIFPFGLLVMIDQPYLAGHYRVDADKQIYVSRGTGYWGPPLRVLAPSEISVIDIV is encoded by the coding sequence ATGCGCTTTTTGCTCTTCGGATTCGTCTTCACCGCCGTCATGGGCGCGCTGAACCTCTACGCCTACCGCCGTTTCTTCCGACGGCTTCACTTCGGCAGGGCCGGTGCGTGGAAAACCGTCGCCCTCTCCCTCTTCGTCGTCGAGGTCCTTTTCGTCTTTCAGACCCTGACCCACCTCCTGCCCGATTCACCCCTGCTCTATTACCTTCTCAGCAGCAGCGTCGGCGTTACCTTCATCCTCTTTTTTGTCGCCCTCGTCTACGACCTGATGCATACGGCCGCGGAGCGCATCCCCTTTCAGCCCGAACGCCGCCGCTTCATCAAGATCGGTTTTGACCTCACCATGATCATCGCGGCGGTCAGCTACCTTCTTGATGGGCTGATCGGCGGTCTGCGCCGTCCGATGCTCCGTTTTGAGCAGATCGCACTGGGCGAAACGGATGCAAAGCCCTTCCGTATCGTCCAGCTCAGCGATATGCATATCGGCCTGGACATCCGCAGGGAGTTCGTTGAATCATGCGTGACGCGTACCAATGCGCTGCGCCCCGACATGGTCGTCATCACCGGCGACCTTGTCGACAGGAAGATCGAACACGTTGCCGCGGAACTCGAACCGCTCAAAGCGCTGCAGTCCCGCTTCGGCACCTTCTTCATTACCGGGAATCATGAATATTTCCACGGCGTGGAGGCCATTGTGGCGCACCTGCGCAATGCACTGGGTATTACCGTGCTTGACAATGAGAGCGTGAAGATCGCCGAACGGTTCAACCTCGTCGGTGTCAACGACCTGATCTCCAAACGGATGGGGGTGATGCCTTACGACGTCGAAGCCGCCTTCGGGGATTGTGACCCTGCGCTCAAAACGATCGTCCTCTCCCATCAGCCCAAAAGTACGCGGATTATGCAGCACAAGGCGTACGACCTGATGCTCAGCGGTCACACCCACGGCGGGCAGATCTTTCCCTTCGGCCTGCTCGTGATGATCGACCAGCCCTACCTCGCGGGACACTACCGCGTCGACGCGGACAAACAGATCTACGTCAGCCGGGGCACGGGCTACTGGGGACCGCCGCTGCGGGTGCTCGCTCCCAGCGAGATCAGCGTGATCGATATCGTCTGA
- a CDS encoding competence/damage-inducible protein A, which yields MNTPNFYAVIIGTEILNGRRSDKHFAFLKEALEPYGHALYASLVIKDDAALIEATYRMILADPDAVLFSFGGIGSTPDDLTRPIAAKVFTDKPLRRHFQFEQDIIERFGDEARPHRVRMADLPVGVTLLKNPVNNMSGFSLENRYFFVPGFPEMAHPMIEAAIKGHFSQPKRLHRRTLIAETSENTLIDVMKKVPEAIEFSSLPMLRDGVARVEISVAGSETPAVDDAFALFTDFLHEAEIAFQIT from the coding sequence ATGAATACGCCAAACTTCTATGCCGTCATTATCGGCACCGAGATCCTTAACGGACGTCGGAGCGACAAGCACTTCGCCTTTCTCAAAGAAGCCTTGGAGCCGTACGGGCACGCCCTTTACGCCTCCCTCGTTATCAAGGACGATGCTGCCCTGATCGAAGCGACCTACAGGATGATTCTCGCCGATCCGGATGCCGTCCTCTTCAGTTTCGGCGGGATCGGTTCCACCCCCGACGATCTGACCCGTCCCATCGCGGCCAAAGTCTTTACCGACAAGCCGCTGCGGCGCCACTTCCAGTTCGAGCAGGATATCATTGAGCGTTTCGGTGACGAGGCCCGTCCCCACCGTGTCCGTATGGCGGACCTGCCCGTCGGCGTCACCCTGCTGAAAAACCCCGTCAACAATATGTCCGGCTTCTCATTGGAGAACCGCTACTTTTTCGTACCGGGATTCCCGGAGATGGCGCACCCGATGATCGAGGCCGCCATCAAAGGACACTTCTCCCAGCCCAAACGCCTCCATCGCCGCACATTGATCGCCGAGACAAGCGAGAACACGCTCATCGACGTCATGAAAAAGGTGCCGGAGGCGATCGAGTTCTCTTCGCTTCCGATGCTGCGAGACGGCGTCGCCCGTGTCGAGATCTCCGTTGCCGGCAGCGAAACACCCGCCGTTGACGATGCGTTCGCGCTCTTTACCGACTTCCTGCATGAGGCAGAGATCGCCTTCCAGATCACATGA
- the adk gene encoding adenylate kinase: MKIILLGAPGAGKGTQAQFLTKAFDIPQISTGDMLRAAIKAGTELGKLAKSFMDAGKLVTDEIIIGLVKERITEDDCKNGFLLDGFPRTIAQADALKEAGVAIDAVIEIDVPDSEIVSRMSGRRAHLASGRTYHVVYNPPKVEGKDDITGEELVQRDDDKEEVVLDRLRVYHEQTAPLIGYYTAEAENNSAVTYIRIDGTQPIDTVQSTILSALK, from the coding sequence ATGAAAATCATTCTACTCGGCGCACCCGGCGCAGGCAAAGGCACCCAGGCACAGTTTCTGACAAAGGCGTTCGATATCCCGCAGATCTCCACGGGGGACATGCTCCGTGCCGCGATCAAGGCTGGGACGGAACTGGGGAAACTGGCGAAATCCTTCATGGACGCGGGCAAGCTCGTCACCGACGAGATCATCATCGGCCTCGTTAAAGAGCGTATTACAGAGGATGACTGCAAGAACGGCTTCCTGCTTGACGGTTTCCCGCGCACCATCGCCCAGGCGGATGCACTGAAAGAAGCGGGTGTTGCCATTGATGCCGTTATCGAGATCGACGTCCCCGACTCCGAGATCGTCAGCCGCATGTCCGGCCGCCGTGCCCACCTGGCGTCGGGCCGTACCTACCACGTCGTTTACAACCCGCCGAAAGTCGAAGGCAAGGATGACATCACCGGTGAGGAGCTTGTGCAGCGCGACGACGACAAAGAAGAGGTCGTCCTCGACCGTTTGCGCGTCTACCACGAGCAGACTGCACCGCTGATCGGCTACTACACGGCCGAAGCCGAAAACAACAGCGCCGTCACCTATATCCGCATCGACGGAACCCAGCCGATCGACACGGTCCAGAGCACGATCCTCTCCGCGCTGAAATAA
- a CDS encoding adenylate kinase encodes MSRKKLFLIIGAPGSGKTTDCEVIASRHDEITHYSAGDMFRAEVATGSERGQIIKAIIDRGEIVPIDIAIETIVGAIKQAPTAAVIIDGYPRSIEQMEALDDYLAGEPEVALANVIEVVVSEEIARDRVLGRARGADDNEAVFARRMNVYVEPLADIQHFYTQKGLLHKINGERELAQVANEMQAHIESLI; translated from the coding sequence ATGAGTCGTAAAAAACTCTTTCTCATTATCGGCGCGCCCGGCTCGGGCAAAACGACCGATTGCGAAGTGATCGCTTCGCGCCATGACGAGATTACCCACTACTCCGCCGGCGATATGTTCCGCGCGGAGGTCGCGACGGGCAGCGAACGCGGCCAAATCATCAAAGCCATCATCGACCGCGGCGAGATCGTGCCCATCGACATTGCGATCGAGACGATCGTCGGTGCGATCAAGCAGGCGCCGACCGCGGCCGTTATCATCGACGGCTATCCCCGCTCCATCGAGCAGATGGAAGCCCTCGATGACTACCTCGCGGGCGAACCGGAGGTGGCGCTGGCAAACGTCATCGAGGTCGTTGTCAGCGAAGAGATCGCCCGCGACCGCGTCCTAGGACGTGCGCGCGGCGCGGATGACAACGAAGCGGTCTTTGCACGTCGGATGAACGTCTATGTCGAGCCGCTGGCCGATATCCAGCACTTTTATACCCAAAAAGGGCTGCTGCACAAGATCAACGGCGAACGCGAGCTCGCCCAGGTCGCGAACGAGATGCAGGCCCACATCGAAAGTTTAATTTAA
- the aspS gene encoding aspartate--tRNA ligase, protein MRSHYCTDLNENNVGERVELAGWANSYRDHGGIIFIDLRDKSGLIQLVCDPADNAEAHQIANDVRDEFVLIAKGTIRLRGEGLTNPRLKTGAIEVVVDELVIENRSAPMPFVIGDESVGEETKLKYRYLDLRSTSSFDTFRLRSKAAIAARNVLDELGFLEVETPILTKSTPEGARDYLVPSRVHEGEFYALPQSPQLFKQLLMVGGFDRYFQIAKCFRDEDLRADRQPEFTQIDVEMSFCDQEEVIAVAEKLIVGMFKAAGHDVQAPFPRMPHKEAMEKYGSDKPDMRYGLEMVDVIDIFERCDNEIFTAIAKNPKLNRIKALRVPGADLVFSKREMKSFEDYVRKFGAKGLGYFQMKEDGLKGPLTKFFSEEDIQAIIDRTELEVGDVVFFGAGDKHTVWDYMGRFRIFIAEHEKMNLVDKDRFEFLWVVDFPMFEIDEGRVKALHHPFTMPKDLNHEHLEDIESIAYDIVLNGVELGGGSIRIHKQDVQEEIFKLLGIEEEEAQEKFGFLLDALKFGAPPHGGFAIGFDRLIMLLAKKDSIRDVIAFPKTQKASCLLTQAPSSVDNAQLRELHIRTRESKSQS, encoded by the coding sequence TTGAGAAGCCATTACTGTACCGATTTAAACGAAAACAACGTCGGCGAGCGCGTCGAACTCGCCGGCTGGGCGAACAGTTACCGTGACCATGGCGGCATCATCTTTATCGACCTGCGTGACAAATCCGGACTGATCCAGCTCGTCTGCGACCCGGCGGATAACGCCGAAGCGCACCAGATCGCCAACGACGTCCGCGACGAGTTCGTCCTGATCGCCAAAGGGACCATCCGCCTGCGCGGCGAAGGGCTGACGAACCCGCGCCTCAAAACGGGTGCCATCGAGGTCGTCGTCGACGAGCTTGTCATCGAGAACCGCTCCGCACCGATGCCCTTTGTCATCGGTGACGAGTCCGTCGGCGAAGAGACGAAGCTTAAGTACCGCTACCTCGACCTGCGTTCCACTTCCTCATTTGATACCTTCAGACTGCGCTCCAAAGCGGCCATCGCGGCGCGCAACGTCCTCGACGAGCTCGGCTTCCTCGAGGTCGAGACGCCGATCCTGACGAAATCCACGCCGGAAGGCGCACGCGACTACCTCGTCCCGAGCCGTGTCCACGAAGGCGAATTCTACGCCCTGCCCCAGTCCCCGCAGCTCTTCAAGCAGCTGCTGATGGTGGGCGGTTTCGACCGCTATTTCCAGATCGCAAAGTGTTTCCGCGACGAAGACCTCCGCGCCGACCGCCAGCCCGAATTTACCCAGATCGATGTCGAGATGAGCTTTTGTGACCAGGAAGAGGTCATTGCCGTCGCCGAAAAGCTGATCGTCGGGATGTTCAAAGCCGCCGGCCATGACGTCCAGGCACCCTTCCCGCGTATGCCGCACAAAGAGGCGATGGAGAAATACGGTTCTGATAAACCGGACATGCGCTACGGCCTGGAGATGGTCGACGTCATCGACATCTTTGAGCGCTGCGATAACGAGATCTTCACCGCCATCGCGAAAAACCCGAAACTCAACCGCATCAAGGCGCTGCGCGTCCCGGGTGCCGATCTCGTCTTCTCCAAGCGCGAAATGAAAAGTTTCGAGGATTACGTCCGCAAATTCGGCGCGAAGGGGCTTGGCTACTTCCAGATGAAAGAGGACGGCCTCAAAGGGCCGCTGACGAAGTTCTTCTCCGAGGAAGATATCCAGGCGATCATCGACCGCACCGAGCTTGAAGTCGGCGACGTCGTCTTCTTCGGCGCCGGCGACAAGCACACCGTCTGGGACTACATGGGACGCTTCCGCATCTTTATCGCCGAGCATGAGAAGATGAACCTCGTCGACAAAGACCGCTTTGAGTTCCTCTGGGTCGTCGATTTCCCGATGTTCGAGATCGACGAAGGGCGCGTCAAAGCCCTCCACCACCCCTTCACGATGCCTAAAGACCTCAACCACGAGCATCTCGAAGACATCGAATCCATCGCCTACGATATCGTCCTCAACGGCGTCGAGCTGGGCGGCGGTTCCATCCGTATCCATAAGCAGGATGTCCAGGAGGAGATCTTCAAACTGCTCGGCATCGAGGAGGAGGAAGCGCAGGAGAAGTTCGGCTTCCTCCTCGACGCCCTCAAGTTCGGTGCGCCGCCGCACGGCGGTTTCGCGATCGGTTTCGACCGCCTCATCATGCTGCTCGCCAAAAAGGACAGCATCCGCGACGTCATCGCCTTCCCGAAAACGCAGAAAGCCTCCTGTCTGCTCACCCAGGCCCCGAGCAGCGTCGACAACGCGCAGCTGCGTGAGCTGCATATCCGCACCAGAGAATCCAAAAGCCAGTCATGA
- a CDS encoding TIGR04219 family outer membrane beta-barrel protein: protein MTFFSKPILLCALFATALQAFETDVETGVGVWYAKASGDLTYNDSGGSVSSVGDLGYKDEYNFYIFADFKPREVSPFVPNLRLAYTSIAYNGRTKSSVTWGPFLYQADAPNKVSAEEYDATFYYTFENLLSWASFDAGINVKYVTTRYTIDDSSFHYDESDVTTLPQLYLHASIPVMQLPASVELSYYYYDEGSFTLYDFRLAGRYDFGTVATHFMPSIELGYRMHRLWLQKKSYNTKIDLLLKGFYLEGSLHF from the coding sequence GTGACATTTTTCTCGAAACCGATACTGCTTTGCGCGCTGTTTGCAACAGCTCTCCAGGCCTTCGAAACCGACGTTGAAACGGGGGTGGGGGTGTGGTACGCCAAGGCGTCGGGGGATCTGACCTATAACGACAGCGGGGGGAGCGTCAGCTCTGTCGGCGACCTGGGGTACAAGGATGAATACAACTTCTACATCTTTGCTGACTTCAAGCCCCGGGAGGTTTCGCCCTTTGTACCGAATCTCCGTCTCGCATACACGTCGATCGCCTATAACGGCCGCACGAAAAGCTCCGTGACCTGGGGACCCTTCCTCTACCAGGCGGATGCGCCGAACAAGGTGAGCGCGGAAGAGTATGACGCAACCTTCTACTATACGTTCGAAAATCTGCTCTCCTGGGCATCGTTCGATGCCGGTATCAACGTCAAGTACGTCACGACGCGCTATACCATTGACGACAGCTCTTTTCATTACGATGAAAGCGACGTCACGACGCTGCCGCAGCTCTATCTGCATGCGAGCATACCCGTCATGCAGCTGCCGGCATCCGTTGAACTCTCCTACTATTACTATGACGAAGGCAGTTTCACGCTCTACGATTTCCGTCTGGCGGGACGCTACGATTTCGGGACGGTCGCGACCCATTTCATGCCTTCGATCGAACTGGGCTACCGCATGCACCGGCTCTGGCTCCAAAAAAAGAGCTACAACACGAAGATCGATCTCCTGCTAAAGGGATTCTACCTGGAAGGCTCGCTGCACTTTTAG